The genomic interval accctctctcctcctctaccATCGCCCCTTCCCCTTCAGCCCTGCCTTTCCCCTCAGCTCCGCCCTCAATCctgcgctctccccctccccccaccgtctcccccctatttccccctcagcccctccctTTTTCTCCACATCTCCCCTTCAGCCCGCCTTCTTAAACACTCAATTTTGGATCCTCCTTTTCTTACCCCTCACCATCCTCAGCCTCTTTcctctcagactctccctccCATCACAACCGTTTCTCCACATTTTGAGCCCTAATTATGCTGTGAGCTTCCTGACAAACAACATGgacatttttttttttgctgtttgGTTCCTTTCAGCCAGGGACTGGACTGGGATGGCCAGAAGTGAGGTCTGGAGAGGGGAAAACCCTGTGACCCTTCCACTCAAAACCCAGAGGCCAAAGGGCACTGCAAGATTGGCAATGTTTTTCTAGATTGAGCAGTGAACCACCAACTGCTGCAAGACACAGGAACAAATTCAAACCACAAGTGGGCCCCATTGGACCACATCCATTTACACTATAATGGACATGTTGCCCAGATACCAGATGAGGAGTGGATACCTATGTTCCTGGGTCTCAAGTCTGTTTACACACCAAATCTGTTTGGGATGAACAGGCAGACAGGAAATTTTACCCTCAAACCAACAGGAGcattttaatcatagaaaccctacagtacagaaagaggccattcggcccatcgagtctgcaccgaccacaatcccacccaggccctacccccatatctctacatattttacctgctaatccctctaatctacgcatctcaggacactaagggcaattttagcatggccaatcaacctaacccacacacctttggagtgtgggaggaaaccggagcagctggaggaaacccacgcagacacgaggagaatgtgcaaactccacacagtgacccaagccgggaatcgaaccccggtccctggagctgtgaagcagcagtgctaaccactgtgctaccgtaccccCTTAAAACCTGGGAAAGTGTCACCGTTCAGCCATTTTTCCAGGCACACCAATTGACAAAACACCCGTGTTGAAGTTGGCTAAAGACTGGGACTGTCAGCAAAATCCAGCTGGCTCCCCTTGCTTGCCGAAGGGCTCAGATAAATTGGGTGGGCAGctatttaaaatggaggcattACAAAACGAGGAGGATGCCCTCAAACCACCTCAACAAGATCGCGGTCGATCTTCTACCTCAGCCTCCTATTCCCACCTGTCACGATTCCTTTCGCACCCAAAAATCCTCCGATCTCAGTCTTGCATATCAGTGGTATCCACAGTCCCTTTGGAgtaaagaatttcaaagattcgcaACCTCATGAcggaagagatttctcctctcgGTCGGTAATAAATACAAATCATCGTGCATGCTGCCTCATACAGCCCGCGGAGAttcactctgctctctctctcgcccaagTCAAGAAAAGCAACCCCCACCGTGTTAGAaagatattttaaatattttaataaagGAGAAATCAGTTGTTTGTTATCATTTGCAAATCACAGCATAGACAAGATTCATGGCCAGAGCTAATGCCACCAAATGTAGTGCACCGCAGCTCACTTTCCGGTAGAACAACTCAAGTTAAGtgcaaataaaaaataaaatggtgCCCATCAATGCTCCACTGGCCCGCACTGCAAACAGCAGCAGCATTGTTCCGTCAAGGCCTCAATCCCTCTCTCTGCGACAGATTGGAGATGAACCTTTCTAAAAATTGGGGCCTCGTCTTTGACCAAATCCTACTTCTGACGCTCGTGGGACTTGTATTGCTCTTTGCTCGTTCCTGATACTGTGATGAGAATTACACTGATTGCCCGGTTTGTCTATGTACACAATATATAATAATCTATTCTGGAGTAAGACACTGATaaagctcccccctccccgcatgGCTCGCGGGGTGACATTTAGACTGTACAGTTACATAAATTAGAAGTGATTTGAGGTTCGAGCTCCACCGAGGGATTTAGTTTCAAACTATTAATAAATAAAGGAGTTTTTCCCAGATCCCAGTGATGGGTGCAGTTTGGGGGGATTCCCCGTCCcggaaccgggagtgtcagtgcgTCAGCAGCTCCGGCAATCGACGGGTGAGTGCCGGgatactggcagtgcccaagcgGCAGAAAGTACTTTTGCCTCAGTACCAGCTACACCACGGTCCCACTTGGCGAGTTAGCCTGATTCTGTGCCGACAGCAGACCCTAAAAAGAGAAAATACGCACAGGTTACCACGATGTGCCGGGTAAACAAAGGAGCCACAGCCTTAAAATACCAGCCAGGAGGGAAATTCAAACTCTCCACACAGTAACTATCAAAAGAGATCTGGATAGATGCTTGCAGGAGCAAAACAAAATCTACAGTGCCATTGGGAAAGAGCAGGACAGTGGGATAGGATAGTCAAAAAAAGAGTTAGCACAGACACGGTGAACCAAATTACCTTCTATGTTGTATGATTTGATAgtcactgaaccctcccccccccccccccaaatcaaaTGGCAGGGATTATTTAAAACAAGGAAGCTCGAAAGGAACAGGTTGGTTCAGCCCCTCAAGACTATTGCACCCACTCAATTGCATTGGAGGTGAGACGCTAGGGGTCATGGTAATGTCACCGGACGAGTAATTCAGAGGTCCAGGGTTTATGCTTTGGGGACACGGGCTCAAAACCCTCCAAGGCATCACTGCTCTTTGAAAAAACGACCAGGGCTAAAGCACCAGAAGGGGGAAggatacctggagtattgtggcaggacatattggccttggagggagtgcagcctagATTTACGAGAATAATACCCGGATTCCAAAGGTTAAACAACAAGGAGAGTTCACATGAACTCGGGtggtattccctggaatttggaAAATTAAGGGACAATTCAATCAAAAATTTCAAGCGAGGAGGATGAACTACTCAGGTAGACGAGAGAAGCTatttcaaaggacaaagaaaattacagcacaggaacaggcccttcggccctaaaaccctgcaccgaccatgctgcccgactgaactaaaaccccctactcttctgggaaccacatccctctattcccatcctatccatgtatttgtcaaaacgcccaTTAAAAGTCAttattgcatctgcttccactacctcccccagcagcgtgttccaggcacccaccactgtgtGTAAAaagcctgcctcgtacatctcctttaaatcttgcccctcgcaaacctatgccccctagtagtgaactctttcaccctgggaaaaagcttcagactatccactctgtccatgcccctcatcatcttgtagacgtctatcagggcgcccctcaacctccgtcgttccagtgagaacaaaccaagtttctccaacttctcctcatagctaatgccctccataccaggcaacaccctggtaaatcttttctgtaccctctccaaagcctccacatccttctggtagcgtggcgaccagaattgaacactatattccaagtgcagccttcttgactaccttcaccTACGatgccacttttagtgacctgtctacctgtacacccagatccctctgcctatcaatgctcttataggttctgccatttattgtatatttcccatctgtattactttccaaaaagcattacctcacatttgttccatctgccatctctcctccaagtctccaaccgatctataatcctgctctatcctctgatggtcctcatcgctatccgcaattccaccaaccttgctGTTgtccaaacttactaatcaaaccagttacattctcctccaaatcatttatatatattacaaacagcaaaggtcccagcactgatccctgaggaatgccacttgtcacagcactccattcaaacacgagccagttctgtattcaccttgccagctcacctctgatcccctgcgacttcaccttctgcaccagtctgtcatgaggaaccttgtcaaaggccttactgaagtccatgtagacaaatccactgccctaccctcatcaatcatcttcgtcacttcctcaaaaaccccgatcaagttagtgagacacgacctccccttcacaaaaccgtgttgcctctctcgctaatatgtccacttacttccaagtgggagtaaatcccgtCTCGAAGAATTCTCTGCTGgttgaaattctgctggttaaagAGTCTAGGGTGTctggaactttaaaaaaaaactcatttcatagaatcatagaaaccctacagtacagaaagaggccattcggcccatcgagtctgcaccaaccacaatcccacccagaccctactcatattttacccactaatccctctaacctacacatctcaaaacactaaggggcaattttagcacggccaatcaacctaacccacacatctttgggaggaaaccggagcacccggaggaaacccacgcagacacgaggagaatgtgcagactccacacagacagtgacccgagccgggaatcgaacccaggtccctggagctgtgaagcagcagtgctaaccactgtgctaccgtgccgccccatttatgggatttgaactttgctgactaggccagtatttttttgcccattccaaattgccccttgagaacaaGTTTCAGTAACAGAATGAAACTATCATCAGATGTTGTAGAGCGCTAACTGTGCAACAATTCATGCTAGATCAATTGTAAGTTTTAATTCAGAGTTTTTGTGAACCAAAGGGATGTCGGGAAAAGACAGGAATATGGAGTTAAGCGCATATCTTACTGAAGGTTCAATGGCTGTTCCCCTCTGACAGGTATCAATGAACTACACCCAGAAAAGGTGAACATCCCCAGGGAAAGAATAGCAAAGAACAGAATCCCTGAGCAAACATACAAGGGTACAATCGAATTAATTTGACATACAGCAGAGCCAGGAGTTAACAGTACAAATACTGGTACAAAATAACCTCGTTTGCCCTCTTCTTCACTGTGCACAGATCCTTATATACGTCTAGGCGAGGCTCCCAGTCAAGtaatgcctcgattttaaaatacCCATCCTCGCTTTCCAATCCCTACATGGGCTTTGCCTCTTCCtaattctgtaatctcctccatcccCACATGCCTGAGCTCATCTCATTATGGTTCCTTGTGTGTCCCCGAGTTTAATTGATCTGTGACTGGAGGCCGTGACcacagctgcctgggccccaagctctggggaccccctccctaaacctctcctcctacctccaggacactccttaaaagctacatctctgaccaagcttttggccatctctTCAAGTAATCGCCTCAAGTAATTTAAATAGTGCCTTTAttgcattaaaggcactatataaattcaagttgttgtaaGTTCAAAGTCCCACCATTGGTGGAGAGGGGGCTCACTCATTATTCTCTACTCTGTTTAGCTATCCCTGTAGGTTTTTGGATGCACAGCAACATGGAGGTGGCACCCTACAAGTAGTAGAAGGAGCATCACCTGACAAAAAGAGATAAGTGGACAGGTAATCAAAGGTTTGGAGGTGGGTTTTAATGGTTTTACAAAGCAGAGACATGGAGAGATTCAAGAAGTGAATTCCGGAGTTTAGGGTTGCTGAGGGCACGGCCATCAACAGTGGAGCAAAGAGAACTGGGCATGTTTAAGGGCCCAGAAAGAGTAGATCAATCAGGGTTCCATGTGCACAAAGTGCTCCAAGAGCCTTTGTCACTTGTCCTGTGGGTGTCCACTAAGACTGAGGATGTTCTTGAGCTCTTCTCAAACAAGACAGCTACGTGGATGGGAAAGactaagagggatatgggccagacacAGACAGATGGGACTAGTTCAGGAAGCCTGGACGAGTTGAAGGGCTGTAAATCTCGATGattttgcaatggtttatttgcAACTAACCACTTAATTTGTATAGTATCCTTGATAGAataaaaacatcccaaggcatttcacagcagTGTTGCCAAACACTGAAGGAGATATTTAGATgggttggtcaaagaggtgggttttaaaagCAGTTTTAAAAGGAATGGGTGGCAAAGAGACCGGCAAGGGGGTTAGGGAAGCCTTTATGGAGATGGCaggtgaaggcatggctgccagtgGTGGAATGAATAGAAGTGAGGGTGCATGAGAGGCCAGAAtttggggggggtgcagggatcTCTGGCCTGTCTCCATCCCTCCCATACTCACCACTTTACCTGGCCGTGCCCATGTGCAAATGAAGCCTTCTTGGCAAGCAGTGACGATGCAATCCTCCAAGAATATCAACACCGTTAGTCTCTCGTGTGCGATCTTTTTACAGACCAAGGGCTCCAGCAAGGGCACCTCGTCCATGCGGGGGCACAAGGTGGTCCCCAGAGTCTTTGCCGGATCCAGTTTGTTTCTGGTGACCAGGTTGAGCTTGTCGTTGCTCTTGCTGATGACGTGCCCGATGCTGTGGTTCCGCTTGTGGTCCTTCTCTGCGTTTTTATCTTTGCGCTCGTGGAGCGTCAGCGTGGCAAACTTGCTGATGCTGAAAGGCACGCCCCCGTCCGTCGTGTGGGCCTTGCTGTTGGCGTTCGTAACGGCCGGGTGGGGAAGACTGTTGGACCGGGacagcgagtgcgggatggagttgGCATTGTTAACTTCCAGCGCGAGGCCGCCAGTGTGGCTTCCACAGCTCAGGGAGCCCGGCACGGCCGTGTTCACCACATTTGTGTGTGTCCGAGCTCGTGAGAGGGGCTGATGGGGGAACAGAATGTCTTCCGTCAAGTCCCACAGGCAGAACTGTGTGTCCTGCCCCACAGAGCCAAAGCGGTAGGTCACATTTGTTGCCCGGCCGTCTGTCGAGTTGTGCTTGGAAAGTCTGGATAAAGTGCTGCTGGTCCGGTTGCGGCCAAACGGGGCGTGCTCCTGAAAGTCCTCGTCGCTGCCGCTGAACTCGGGCTGTTCCCCGTCATCGACGCTGCTCGTGTAAGGATCAAAGGCCACCACGCTGACCCAAGACTTGTGGCCGTGACCCCGGGCGATCACCCGGCAGTCCCAAAAGGACCAGACCGTCACCAGGTCATCCTCACCCCCCGTCACGATGTACCTGCCGTCCGGGCTCCAGCACACGCAAAGCAACCCCCCAAAGTAGCTCTTCATCGCGCCGTAAAGCTCCATCGAATCAAAGTGGAAGACCCGCAGGCTGCCATCTTGACTGGCACATGCCACGTGTTTGCCGTCAGGGGCGAAGGCAAACTCGTGCAGGGCGCCCTCACCGACCGACCACTTGAGTAGCGGATTCCGGCTCGATTTGCTTTTGCAGGTGTACACTGCGAAGCCAGGCCCCTGTTTCAGCGGCTGGTAGTGGGGTGCGTTGGTGCCACATGGGTGCTCCACATTGTAGAGGTAGAGGTTGCCACTGGTGTGGGCGACGAGGAAAAGGCTCTCGGACTCTGGCATCCACTTCAAGCAGGTCACCTTGGTCTTGTCGATGAATCGCTGCACAGCAAAGAGGAAGAAAAAATCTTTAAACTTCTGCACTGAAGCAAAACTGGCAGCAATGAGGGGATTTGGTATCCCAACCCATCTCTCTCAGGGGTTTCCCAGTCTCATTGGTAGCTACCTGGGGAAGGAGAGGGACACGGGGGGCCTGTTAgtcaaaacatgatgtggagatgccggcgttggactggggtaaacacagtgagaagtttaacaacaccaggttgaagtccaacaggtttatttggtagcaaaagccacacaagctttcggagccccaagctccttcttcaggtgagtgggaattctgttcacagtcaAAACATGCCCAGATGCTGATCGCTTTGAAGTAAGTTACTGAAAGTGGTGTCGGGGCTACTTTCTACACAAACCTCGCACTGGCAACTAAACTCCGTGACGTGGAGAATTGTCATGAATTCCCAGCCATCGCAgaacggtacagtggttagcactgctgcctcacagcgccagggacctgggttcgattcccggcttgggtcactgtctgtgtggagtttgcatgttctccccgtgtctgcgtgggtttcctccgggtgctccggtttcctcccacacattctgaaagacgtgctggtgagggtgcattgacccgaacaggcgccggagtgtggcgactgggggaaatttcacagtaacttcattgcagtgttaatgtaagccttacttgtgactaataaacaaacaaactTTAATTGGATGAGCTTTGGAAATGAGGAGGGAGGTGTGGAGAGTTTAACCCACAATATCAATCTCATGGCAGCGACGAAATATATTTGAAATGCAGAAATGTCTTGCCAATTTCAAAAGGTTTAAAAAGGTTATCTGACCGATTGCACACTGCATTcccacctcctctctcccccacaagTCCCAAACACGAAAAGACAAGATACGGGAAGACCTGGGCTCAAATCTAACTCAGGTAAGTCTCTGAGATCCCGTGTGCCATTCACACTGTTTGGTGCATGCAGTGGGAAGAAAGTTGTTTGAAAATGGGGCACAAGGAGACCCCGTACACGGTACGACACAACAGTGCGGGTTaacagctgggggaggggggaggatggggtagGATTAGGGGGTCGGGATAATTAGAATTTTCATGAAAAATATCATTTTGAGTGGTCGCAGAATGGGAGGAGGATCTTAACAAGAGGATCTTCTCAGTTCCGGCGCTCAATAAAAGGCTTCCAGGTCCTTGCAGTTCCTAAGAcactctctaacagcactatgggtttacctacaccacatgggtggCAGCGGTTCAAGGTGGTGGCtcatcaccaacttctcaagggagaTCAGAGACAGgcgataaatactggcctagccagtgacacctgtTAATACCAATAATTGTATGTTGAGGAAGAATGAGTCTGGAGCCAACCTGCATCTTAAAACAGGTTTATTTCCAAGACAGCGCAGTGCAGTCACAGACTCACAGGTTCCTCCCTGGTTTATATACTCGGGCAATGATCCCTCCCCGCTGTACTGCATTGCTAATTTGAATTCTATTGCAGCGCGAATTCAACATTAACACGGCCCACGTTCCATCTCCCATCTGACGACTTACCCTTCCCCTCTTCACCCCCAGGGAAAGGATGACAGAGGGTAAATATTCCAGACCCCAGCGCGTTGACCCGCAGCTGAATGGAACCAGTGCCATCGCCAAGGGTAGACCCGGGTACCCTGAAGATCGACAGCCACTTGCATTGAGGTGGCGCCTTTAATGCAGTGCCGTGTCGTTAGGCCGCATTCACAGGAGCATCAGCAACAAATTGTGACGCCGAGGCACCTAACGGGATATTGCGGCAAATGtttgaaagcttggtcaaagaaaaaggaagcattcagCAAGGCTGGGAGGTTAGGAACACATGacgcaagtgtggaatacaaggaaagtacaaagaaacttaagcaacgagtaaggagggctaaaaggggccatgaaaaatcattggccagcaggattaaggaaaatcccaaggctttttacacatatataaagagcaagagggtagccagggagagggttggcccactcacggACAGGGGAGAGaacctatgtgtggagccagaggaggtgggcgaggtattaaatgagtaccttgcgtcagtattcaccaaagagaaggacttggtggatgatgagtctggggaaaggtgtgtagatagtttgggtcacgTCGAGATCAGAAAGGTGgtagttcttgagaaacattaaggtagacaagtccctagggcctgttgggatataccccagaatattgagagaagcaagggatgaaattgctggggccttgagagaaatttttgtatcctcactggctacaggggaggtcccagaatattggagaataaccaatgttgttcctttaagAAGGatggcaagaataatccaggtaattacaggtcggtgagccttaggtcagtggtagggaaattattggagaggattcttcgagacaggatttactcccacttggaaataagtggacgttttagcgagaggcaacatggttttgtgaaggggaggtcatgtctcacgaacttgattgagtttttcgaggaagtgacgaagatgattgatgagggcaggacagtggatgttgtctacatgaacttcagtaaggcctttgacaaggtccctcatggcagactagtgcagaaagtcgcacgggatcaatggtgagctggcaagatggatacagaactagctCGGTCATAGacaacagagggtagcagtgtaaAGGTGtgattctgaatggagggctgtgacaagtggcattcctcagggatctgtgctgggacctttgccgtttgtaatatatataaatgatttggaggaaaatgtaactggtttgattagtaagttttgcggacgacaccaaggttggtggatttgtggatagcgatgaggaccatcagaggatgcagcaggatataaatcggttggagacttgggcggagagatggcagatggagtttaatccggacaaatgtgaggtaatgcattttggaagatctaatacagacaggaaatatacagtaaatggcagaacccttgagagtattgataggcagagagatctgggtgtacacagggcactgaaagtggcaaaacaGGTAGAGAAAATagttaaggcatatggcatgcttgccttcatcagccagggcattgagtttaaaaactgacaagtcatgttgcagctttatagaaccttagttaggccgcacttgggctattgtgttcaattctggtcgccacactaccaggtgGTGGTTTTGGAGAgaggtacggaaaagatttaccaggatgttgcctggtatggagggcatagttatgaggagagattggagaaacttggtttgttctcactggagcgatggaggttgaggggcgacctgatagaagtctacaagattatgaggggcatggatagagtggatagtcagaagtttttccccagggtggcacAGGGCCCTtttactaggggcacaggtttaaggtgcgaggggcaaggtttaaaggagatgtacgaggcaagattttttacacagaggatggtgggtgcctggaactcactgccaggggaggtagtggaagcagatacgatagtgacttttaaggggcgtctggacaaatacatgaataggatgggaatagagggatatggtccccggaagggtagggggttttagttcagtcaggcagcatggtcggtgcaggcttggagggccgaagggcctgttcctgtgctgtaattttctttgttctttgtcctaagTCGGCATCCAGGACTGGCTTAGATgaaagggagagaattccagaattttgggcCTCAATGGTGGCgggattaaaattgggaatgcacgGAAGGCCAGAATCTGAGGAGGCGCAGAGACCTGGaagggtgtgagagagatagaaaggggGCAAGGCCACGAGAGGTTTGAAAACAAAGATCAGAATGTAAAATCGAGGCAGCATTTAATCACAAGCACGAGGGTGATGGGTGAGCGACGCTGCAAGGGGAACAGACTAGGGCTATTCTCCGACAGGGTGACAGAAAACTCTGCCCTTCTGGTTACTGTCCAAGTCACACACAGGTCTGAAAAGTGCAGCACATACATGGGGCGACCACACTACCTCTTCGTTGAACAACTTGCTGGTTTCTTTCTTGATCGGATCCAGATACTGGACCTGTCCCGCCGAGAAGCCGACCACAAGTGAGACGCTGTCGGGCGTGGCAGTGAACTGGTTAAAGTCATGACAGGTGGGCTGTGTCCCTTTGTAGATACGTTTGTCGATGGGTTTACTGAGATCGGCTGCCTGAGGGGAACACGAAAGACTCATTACTCGTTGAGATAGCTCAGGGTCTCAGCACAGAGTGAACATTTTACAACTCGCATCAAACCAATGgcccaaatcccaccatggtgacaCAACCGCGGCTGTAAACAAGAGGCCAAGGAGGTGCTCTAAGTATACCAGATGGAGAaactctagggcggcacggtggcacagtggtgagcactgctgcctcacagcgtcagggacccgggtttgattcccggcttgggtcactgtctgtgtggagtctgcacgttctccccgtgtctgcgtgggtttcctcccacattccaaagatgtgctggttaggtgcattggccgtgctaaattctccctcagtgtacccgaacagagtgtggtgactaggggaatttcacagtatcttgcagtgtgaatataagcctaacttgtgactaataaataaacaatttttTTACACATTGTTTGCGTTCTAAAACCCTGGCACAACACGTTAGGGACATAGCAACAGAGTCAGCCCATCGATGCTGACCCACAGTTCAACAAGGTGAGCTTTGAACTCTATCTCAATTCCATCTGCAAGTACCCACGCAAACCAAAAATATTTtgttcagtttttatattttcaaTTGACTCCCAGATGCAATGGCTTGTTTGATAGGGGGTGGGAATTCTAGATTTCCATGACTCGATGATAACAGAGCAAGGAGAGGCATTGTTTCGAAAGgccttgcacctctttcaacccAACACCAAACGCTGAGAGACGCGAGAGACATGGGAAACAAGCGGTACAGCCACTCGAATCTGCCCAGTCGATCAATCAGATCGAGGTTCACCTTTAACCTCAACTCCCACACACCAACACAACCCTCATTCTGTGATTTCACAATCTGAGTGAAGGCATTTCTTGTTACTGTCCGAAATGCCACTGAGAATATTTACCCCTGCTTCTAAACTCGGCCCCCAGGGAAGAATCTTATTTTGAAATTTAGTCACTGGACAGTGGCCTGGATACAGTtgccatgaaacacacccaggacagcgtTAGAGTAAAtttctctgcactgtctccatcaaacattcccaggacaggtacagcacggggttagatacagagtaaagctccttctacactgtcccccatcaaacactcccaggacaggtacagcatggggttagatacagagtaaagctccctctacactgtcccccatcaaacactcccaggacagatacagcacggggttagatacaaagtaaagcaccctctacactgcccccatcaaacactcccaggacaggtacagcacggggttagatacagagtaaagc from Mustelus asterias unplaced genomic scaffold, sMusAst1.hap1.1 HAP1_SCAFFOLD_4037, whole genome shotgun sequence carries:
- the LOC144490923 gene encoding WD repeat-containing protein 20-like isoform X1, whose protein sequence is MAAEGGGKELNEIKSQFRTREGAYKLLSLSEYSRPNRVPLSATQGTNPVRVSMVNVRDQSGSGDRICFNVGRELYLYLYRGPRKAADLSKPIDKRIYKGTQPTCHDFNQFTATPDSVSLVVGFSAGQVQYLDPIKKETSKLFNEERFIDKTKVTCLKWMPESESLFLVAHTSGNLYLYNVEHPCGTNAPHYQPLKQGPGFAVYTCKSKSSRNPLLKWSVGEGALHEFAFAPDGKHVACASQDGSLRVFHFDSMELYGAMKSYFGGLLCVCWSPDGRYIVTGGEDDLVTVWSFWDCRVIARGHGHKSWVSVVAFDPYTSSVDDGEQPEFSGSDEDFQEHAPFGRNRTSSTLSRLSKHNSTDGRATNVTYRFGSVGQDTQFCLWDLTEDILFPHQPLSRARTHTNVVNTAVPGSLSCGSHTGGLALEVNNANSIPHSLSRSNSLPHPAVTNANSKAHTTDGGVPFSISKFATLTLHERKDKNAEKDHKRNHSIGHVISKSNDKLNLVTRNKLDPAKTLGTTLCPRMDEVPLLEPLVCKKIAHERLTVLIFLEDCIVTACQEGFICTWARPGKVGLLSAQNQANSPSGTVV
- the LOC144490923 gene encoding WD repeat-containing protein 20-like isoform X3; the encoded protein is MAAEGGGKELNEIKSQFRTREGAYKLLSLSEYSRPNRVPLSATQGTNPAADLSKPIDKRIYKGTQPTCHDFNQFTATPDSVSLVVGFSAGQVQYLDPIKKETSKLFNEERFIDKTKVTCLKWMPESESLFLVAHTSGNLYLYNVEHPCGTNAPHYQPLKQGPGFAVYTCKSKSSRNPLLKWSVGEGALHEFAFAPDGKHVACASQDGSLRVFHFDSMELYGAMKSYFGGLLCVCWSPDGRYIVTGGEDDLVTVWSFWDCRVIARGHGHKSWVSVVAFDPYTSSVDDGEQPEFSGSDEDFQEHAPFGRNRTSSTLSRLSKHNSTDGRATNVTYRFGSVGQDTQFCLWDLTEDILFPHQPLSRARTHTNVVNTAVPGSLSCGSHTGGLALEVNNANSIPHSLSRSNSLPHPAVTNANSKAHTTDGGVPFSISKFATLTLHERKDKNAEKDHKRNHSIGHVISKSNDKLNLVTRNKLDPAKTLGTTLCPRMDEVPLLEPLVCKKIAHERLTVLIFLEDCIVTACQEGFICTWARPGKVGLLSAQNQANSPSGTVV
- the LOC144490923 gene encoding WD repeat-containing protein 20-like isoform X4, whose product is MAAEGGGKELNEIKSQFRTREGAYKLLSLSEYSRPNRVPLSATQGTNPAADLSKPIDKRIYKGTQPTCHDFNQFTATPDSVSLVVGFSAGQVQYLDPIKKETSKLFNEERFIDKTKVTCLKWMPESESLFLVAHTSGNLYLYNVEHPCGTNAPHYQPLKQGPGFAVYTCKSKSSRNPLLKWSVGEGALHEFAFAPDGKHVACASQDGSLRVFHFDSMELYGAMKSYFGGLLCVCWSPDGRYIVTGGEDDLVTVWSFWDCRVIARGHGHKSWVSVVAFDPYTSSVDDGEQPEFSGSDEDFQEHAPFGRNRTSSTLSRLSKHNSTDGRATNVTYRFGSVGQDTQFCLWDLTEDILFPHQPLSRARTHTNVVNTAVPGSLSCGSHTGGLALEVNNANSIPHSLSRSNSLPHPAVTNANSKAHTTDGGVPFSISKFATLTLHERKDKNAEKDHKRNHSIGHVISKSNDKLNLVTRNKLDPAKTLGTTLCPRMDEVPLLEPLVCKKIAHERLTVLIFLEDCIVTACQEGFICTWARPGSAVGTESG
- the LOC144490923 gene encoding WD repeat-containing protein 20-like isoform X2, which produces MAAEGGGKELNEIKSQFRTREGAYKLLSLSEYSRPNRVPLSATQGTNPVRVSMVNVRDQSGSGDRICFNVGRELYLYLYRGPRKAADLSKPIDKRIYKGTQPTCHDFNQFTATPDSVSLVVGFSAGQVQYLDPIKKETSKLFNEERFIDKTKVTCLKWMPESESLFLVAHTSGNLYLYNVEHPCGTNAPHYQPLKQGPGFAVYTCKSKSSRNPLLKWSVGEGALHEFAFAPDGKHVACASQDGSLRVFHFDSMELYGAMKSYFGGLLCVCWSPDGRYIVTGGEDDLVTVWSFWDCRVIARGHGHKSWVSVVAFDPYTSSVDDGEQPEFSGSDEDFQEHAPFGRNRTSSTLSRLSKHNSTDGRATNVTYRFGSVGQDTQFCLWDLTEDILFPHQPLSRARTHTNVVNTAVPGSLSCGSHTGGLALEVNNANSIPHSLSRSNSLPHPAVTNANSKAHTTDGGVPFSISKFATLTLHERKDKNAEKDHKRNHSIGHVISKSNDKLNLVTRNKLDPAKTLGTTLCPRMDEVPLLEPLVCKKIAHERLTVLIFLEDCIVTACQEGFICTWARPGSAVGTESG